In one window of Vulpes vulpes isolate BD-2025 chromosome 1, VulVul3, whole genome shotgun sequence DNA:
- the PAFAH1B3 gene encoding platelet-activating factor acetylhydrolase IB subunit alpha1: MVSPRRPRAPRALAAAARERAARAGSAGRAHCAAGAGEARVPNSTSPAKCGFPLLQREAAPGIGQRPRGSAGGGTVHCCLEGRGGRGGATPWANSPGSTSLAHPCRSGGAKMSGEENPASKPTPVQDVQGDGRWMSLHHRFVADSKDKEPEVVFIGDSLVQLMHQCEIWRELFSPLHALNFGIGSDSTQHVLWRLENGELEHIRPKIVVVWVGTNNHGHTAEQVTGGIKAIVQLVNQRQPQARVVVLGLLPRGQHPNPLREKNRRVNELVRAALAGHPRAHFLDADPGFVHSDGTISHHDMYDYLHLSRLGYTPVCRALHSLLLRLLAQDQGQGIPLPEATP; this comes from the exons ATGGTCTCGCCTCGCCGTCCCCGGGCGCCCCGTGCGCTAGCGGCCGCCGCCCGAGAGCGAGCGGCCCGGGCGGGAAGCGCTGGACGAGCCCACTGCGCGGCCGGCGCGGGGGAAGCACGGGTTCCCAATTCCACCTCCCCTGCCAAGTGCGGGTTTCCGCTCCTGCAGAGGGAGGCGGCGCCCGGGATCGGCCAGCGGCCTCGCGGGAGTGCGGGCGGCGGGACCGTCCATTGTTGCCTGGAAGGGAGGGGTGGGCGTGGCGGAGCCACCCCCTGGGCCAACTCTCCCGGGTCGACCTCGCTCGCCCATCCTTGCAGGAGCGGCGGCGCCAAGATGAGCGGAGAGGAGAACCCAGCCAGCAAGCCGACGCCGGTGCAGGACGTGCAGGGCGACGGACGCTGGATGTCCCTG CACCATCGGTTCGTGGCCGACAGCAAAGATAAGGAACCCGAAGTCGTCTTCATCGGGGACTCCTTGGTCCAGCTAATGCACCAGTGCGAG ATCTGGCGGGAGCTTTTTTCTCCTCTGCACGCGCTTAACTTTGGCATTGGCAGTGACAGCACGCAACATGTGCTTTGGCGGCTGGAGAATGGTGAGCTGGAACACATCCGGCCCAAG ATTGTGGTGGTCTGGGTGGGTACCAACAACCACGGGCACACAGCAGAGCAAGTGACTGGTGGCATCAAGGCCATTGTGCAACTGGTGAACCAACGACAGCCCCAGGCCCGGGTTGTGGTGCTG ggcctgctTCCAAGGGGCCAGCACCCTAACCCACTTCGTGAGAAAAACCGGCGGGTGAACGAGCTGGTCCGAGCGGCACTGGCTGGCCACCCACGGGCGCACTTCCTGGATGCCGACCCTGGCTTTGTGCACTCAGACGGCACCATAAGCCACCATGACATGTACGATTACCTGCATTTGAGCCGCCTGGGCTACACACCTGTCTGTCGGGCCCTGCACTCCCTGCTTCTGCGTCTCCTGGCCCAAGACCAGGGCCAGGGCATCCCCCTGCCAGAAGCTACACCCTAA
- the PRR19 gene encoding proline-rich protein 19: MDPRGPAPQPFQRPEKPGRVRRRKTRRERNEALMGSRRPLTCQHPSVTSQDPLVAPTAPKLVVITQGRLSREHRGLFNHEVKSLDVARLLRGRPLEPGTPSLPAKPSPSPSPVQEPALQSRGKENQVPRGSGPGLPSSSPTELPGLGQLLEELQCQLILPQAFPRRNLVQEARDAIVSTLQACHGCVPDLTLVLRGCQPPLPGTKPGGPESQRMTPSWINSPNQCPGEGRQRRQQRTKELTFAMPHSSSTPMVHRVSLAPSKGPWPPPLPLLPSPSGAAWGPPTAFDLLKSIWLVATPPPPRPWGVGPQQPLPQPPSPLLPGTSALDWSPSPPAPLPSLSWVVAQSSPEAWSFPPMRLY; the protein is encoded by the exons ATGGACCCCCGGGGGCCAGCCCCCCAGCCTTTCCAGCGGCCTGAGAAACCTGGTCGAGTCCGCCGTCGGAAGACCAGGCGGGAGCGTAATGAGGCCCTGATGGGCAGCCGCCGGCCACTGACCTGTCAGCATCCTTCTGTGACCAGTCAGGATCCTCTTGTGGCCCCTACTGCTCCCAAGCTTGTGGTCATAACCCAGGGCCGGCTGAGCCGGGAGCACCGGGGTCTTTTCAACCATGAGGTGAAATCTCTGGACGTGGCTCGGCTGCTTAGAGGCAGGCCCCTGGAACCAGGCACCCCGTCACTCCCTGCCAAACCCTCCCCAAGCCCAAGCCCGGTGCAAGAACCAGCTCTACAGTCAAGAGGCAAGGAGAACCAGGTCCCTAGAGGCTCAGGCCCAGGTCTGCCCAGTTCCAGTCCCACAGAGCTCCCTGGCTTGGGGCAGCTGTTGGAGGAGCTACAGTGCCAGCTGATTCTGCCACAGGCCTTCCCCAGGAGGAACCTAGTGCAAGAAGCCAGGGATGCCATTGTGAGCACCTTACAGGCCTGCCATGGCTGTGTGCCTGACCTCACCCTGGTGCTCCGTGGCTGCCAGCCGCCCCTACCAG GGACCAAGCCTGGGGGCCCTGAAAGCCAAAGAATGACACCTTCCTGGATCAACAGCCCCAACCAgtgcccaggggaggggaggcagaggaggcaaCAGAGGACAAAGGAGCTCACCTTTGCCATGCCTCACAGCTCCAGCACTCCTATGGTGCATAGGGTGAGCTTGGCACCATCAAAAGGTCCCTGGCCACCCCCCTTGCCCTTGTTGCCTTCAccatctggggcagcctggggtcCCCCAACAGCCTTTGATCTGCTGAAAAGCATCTGGCTGGTAGCCACaccgccccctccgcggccctGGGGGGTTGGGCCACAACAGCCCCTGCCTCAGCCACCATCACCCTTGTTGCCCGGAACCTCTGCCCTGGACTGGagccccagcccccctgccccactgcccagCCTTTCCTGGGTAGTGGCCCAGAGCAGCCCAGAGGCCTGGTCTTTTCCACCCATGAGACTGTACTGA